In Chitinophaga oryzae, the sequence AAAGCGACCGCCACTGCCCTGCCGATGCCGCTGTCGCCACCGGTGATGACTGCTACTTTGCCTTGCAGGCGGCCTTTGGATGGCTGCTTCTTGTCAAATACGGGCTTAGGGTCCATAGCCGTTTCCAGTCCTGGTTGACGGCGCTGTTGCTGTGCCGGTCTTACGGCCTTCTTTGGATTGGATTTCTGCATGATATCTTCATTTAAAAAGGCCCCTGTGCAATAACAGGGACCCTTGCAGTTTTTCTATTCAACAAACGAACAATCTTTTACACAAGCGTATTTATTCCGCAGCTGCTTCTTCGTTAACGGTAGATTCAGCTATCTCTGTGAGCAGACTGTCTGCGTGTTTTTCTTCTTCGAGGGTTTGCTCCAGCAGGTCTACTGCATCGGAATGGCCCATGACGTTAGCCAGTGTACGCAGGCTGCCATAAGCGGAAATTTCGTAGTGTTCCACTTTCTGGGCGGCGATGATAATGCAGGCGTCTCTGACCATGGAATCTTCCTCTGTATCTTCCACACCCTGTTGGGCTTCAGCGATAAGCCCTTCCATAGCTTCGCATTTTTTGCCCATCGCTCTTTTGCCCATCATCTCGAAAATTTCTTCGAGGCGGCTAACGTGGGTTTTCGTTTCCTCCAGGTGGTCACCGATGGCGGTTTTCAGTTCTTCGGAAGTAGCCGCTTTCTGCATTTTGGGCAGGGCTTTTACCAGGGCTTTCTCCGCCCAGTAAATATCTTTCAGTTCTTCCATGAACAGTTCATGGAATTTGGAATTACTCATCTGCTCCGCTGTATTGGATTTGCGGGCGGGTTTTCTGTTTGTGGAAGCTGTTTTTGCTGTTGTTCTGGACGTAGGCATAAACGTAAAAGTTTAGTTGTGTGATGAAATGCTAATTATCTGGTGTGTGTCTCTGAAACGCCTGATCGGCCTGAGGGTCTGCCGGTTGCCGGGGCACTTCCCTTTCGGGCAGTTCTTCCGGAATGGGCTCAGGCTTGTCGGGGGGAGGTTGCACAGGCGTCGGATTTTCCCTTCCCGGTTGTTCCTTGTCCGGCTTAGGTTCCTCGTCTGGCTGCTTTTTTCTTTCCGGGTTCATAGCTTGCTGTTTTATGGGTTAAATAACTGTTGAAAAAAAATCAAAGTTCATTCCAATGCCACCATAACCGTCATCAATGCGCACTTACATTACTACCAAACGCAGTACAGCAAAGGGATTCAGCCGTCATCAACACTTGTCAACGACGCCAGCCGCACGGCGTATTCACGGTTCCGCATGAGCCGTAGAAATAAGTAGCATACTGTGGAAATAGTTGCGCAGAAAGGACTTCAGAAAAATAGGCAGCCCGGTCATCTGTTTTTAGCACATAAAATAGTATCTTGAATTGCTTACACAGTAACCACTATTGAAGAGACCAAATGCATTTTCCAGTATATAAAAAAATACGCATCGGATTTTTCATTGCCTTTACGGTTATTATAGCTGCATCCATCTTTTCCTACCTCGTGGCCAAGAACCTGCTGGACAACGCCGGCAGGCTGAATCACGCCATAGAAGTGTCCAAACGGCTGGAGGTGATCACCCGGCAACTGAAAGAAGCAGAGGCGGCCATACGGGGCTATAATCTCACCAAAGACAGTTCTTTCCTGAACCCCACCATGCAGGAAAGAAGCATGCGTATAGAAAAAGAATACCTGCTGCTGCGAAAAATTACGGCCGATAATCCCCTGCAGCAAAAACACCTGGACACCCTGCGGCAGCTGCTGACCATCAAATACGAACAGCTCATGTCCGGCAGCCAGACGGTGACGGTGGCACGACGGGAGACGTCCGTAAAAGAAGGGGAAAAGGCAGCTGACCGGCTGGACAGAAAGGTACAGGACATGATACGCATCGAGGAAAGCCTCGTGCATGAAAAATCCAAACTGTTTCATTTCTTCTCCGTGCTGTGGGTGCCGGTGATCTTCATCTCCTCGATCGTGGCCATCCTGATCGGCATTTATTCCTATGTGACGCTGACCCGCGAATTCCGCCTGCAGCTTCATATTGAAAGCAAAATGAAATCCTACCAGCGCGATCTGCAGCAGAATATTTCCCTGCTCAATAAGACTAACCAGGAACTGGAACAGTTTGCTTATGTGGCCTCTCACGACCTGCAGGAGCCCCTGCGCAAGATATCCACCTTCAGCGACCGGTTGCAGATGAAATACAAGGAAAACCTGCCTCCCGACGCTATCCAGCTGATAGACCGCATGGTGTCAGCAGTGGCCCGTATGCGGGTGCTGATCAACGACCTGCTGGTGTTCTCGCGGGCAGGGCGCATCACCCCGGAAAGCATCACCCGGGTAGATATGAATGTGCTTTTACAGGAAGTGCTCACCGACCTGGAGGTAACCCTCGAAGAGAAAAAAGTAACCGTCACCTACGACAGCCTGCCCGAGATAGAAGGCAGCGATACCTCTTTCCACCAGCTATTTCAGAACATACTGGCCAACGCTATCAAATTCGCCAGCCCCGACAGGCCGCTCGTGATCACCATCCGGCAACAGGTGCTGACAGGCAAGGAACTGGGGTTTGTAAAAGAAAACCGGTGGGACGCCTCCTTCTGCCGTATCAGCATCGCAGATAACGGCATCGGCTTCGACCCGGCCTTCGCGGAGCGCATCTTCCTGATCTTTCAGCGCCTGCACGGCATCAGCGAGTACACCGGTACCGGCATCGGACTGGCCATCTGTAAAAAAATAGTTGACAGCCACAACGGTTTCATCTTCGCAGAGGGCCAACCCGGGCAGGGAGCCACTTTTGTCGTTGTTTTACCCCTCCTGCAGGGGAATAAAAATGAAGGATGACACGCTTTCCGAAAAGATTAGCACTTTTCTTGCGGGGCAAAGTTCAGATAACTTTTGCCACTCTTTAACTTATCCAGATGAGCGAGCGTCCGATACAGATACTCATGATTGATGACGATGAAGACGATTTTTTCCTGGTGACGGAACTATTGCGTGATATTTCTCCCGGTCAATACACCCTGGAATGGGCGCCTACCTATCAGAAAGGCGTTGAAGCCATTGAAAGGAAAGCCCATGACATCTTCCTGGTAGATTACCGGCTGGGACCACACACCGGCCTGGACATTCTCCATCATTTTCAGGAAATGCAATATAGTATGCCCGTCATTATGCTGACGGGCAAAGGCGACTATGCCATTGACCAGGAAGCCATGAAAGCAGGTGCGTACGACTATCTCGTGAAAGGCGAAATCACCGCCGACCTGCTGGAACGCTCTATCCGCTATGCACTCGACGAATATAAACACCTCCGCAGCATCGAGGAAAGCGAAAGGAAATACTTCGGCATCTTTGAAAAAGCCCACGACCTGATCATCCTGGCCGACTGCGATAAAAACATCATCGATGCCAATCCGGCCGCCCTCCGGCGGCTGCAATATGCGAAAGAAGATATTCTCCGGCTGCACCTGCGCGACCTCTTTACCTTCCAGGAACAGAGCGAACAGTTCCTGGAGAATATCTGCAATGACGGCGTAGCAGGCACACAGGAATATGAATTCAAAACACGCGACAACAAAAAACTGTTTGTGCTCATCAATGCAGTGATGCTGGATGAAGCGGAACAGATATTCCTGTGCGTTATACAGGACATTACGGAGAAAAAAAGGGAAGAACAGGAGAAACAACACCAGGAAAAATTTGTGATCACCGGCCGTATCGCCAGGGTAATTGCCCATGAGGTGAGAAACCCGCTGACCAACATCCTGCTGGCGGTCAGCCAGTTCAAAGAAGAAGATGAAGTGGCAACCAATGACGACTCCTCGCTCTACACTGACATCATTGAGCGGAACTGCACCCGTATTAACCAGCTGATCACCGAACTGCTGGACAGCACACGCATGATAGAGCTGCACACCGCAGAATACGGCATTAACCAACTGATGGAAAATGCGCTCCGGCTGGCACAGGACCGTATGCAGCTGCATGAAATACGGCTCCACAAACAGCTGGTAACGCCCGATATAAAAGTAAATGCCGATGATGAAAAAGTGGTGATAGCCTTTCTGAATATCATCATCAATGCTATTGAAGCTATGACACCGGGCAAGGGTATCCTCACCGTTACCACCCGCCGCAACCAGGACAAAGCACAGGTACAGATTTCGGATAACGGCATCGGTATCCCGGAAGAAAAAATCTCCCGGCTGTTTGACCCGTTCTATACCAACAAAACCAAAGGGACCGGTCTTGGTCTGACCAGCACACAAAACATACTGCTAAATCATAAGGGGACCATTCACGTAGATAGTGAACAGGGGAAGGGAACCACCTTTACCATCACGCTACCGGCGGTTTAATCTTCTTCTTCTCCGCTGCCTTCAGGAAATTTCTTGCGTCTGCGCAGGCGCTCTTCGTGTTTGCTGAGTGCGCCGTCAATCGCTTCTTCCACTGAATGCGACTCATTCATCCTGATTTTTTTGGCGGTTTCTTCCGCCATTACATGATAGTATTTATGCAGGATGTCCAATTCTTCTTCAGAGAGATTTTCCACATCAATCAGCCGGTTGCTGGCCAGCTTATGTGCGGCTATCAGTTCATTCAGTTTCAGCTGGATAGATTTGGAATCTTTGTTTTGTGATTTCTGGATAATAAAAACCATCAGGAAAGTGATGATAGTAGTACCGGTATTAATGACCAGCTGCCAGGTATCGGAGTAATGAAATATAGGGCCGCTTACACCCCATAGGATAATGACACCGAGTGCCAGGAAGAAGGCCCAGGGGCTGCCGGTAGCGGCTATTACTTTGGCGGCCATGGTTTCGAAGAATCGTGTACCGGACTGGTTTTCGGATAGTGGTTTCATAGCTGCCTCATTTGTTACAAAGAGATGCAGGCAAAAAGCCTGCCTGCATCTCCTGCTTTTAGTAGTTGATATTCAACAAGCGTAATTTATTATAGAGGGTTTTTCGGTCGATGTTTAACAACTGTGCTGCTTTCGTTTTATTGTATTTTACTTCTTTGAGCACATTGATGATTTTGTTGTACTCCGCCTGCAGCGCTACAGTCTTCAGGTCGTTGTCATTAGCCATGATGGCCAGTTCCCCGGTTACCTGCATTTCTTCCTGTGGCTGGGTAAAAGACTCTTTCATCTCCAGCGGCAGGGCTGCCATGGTGATTTCCTGCATTTCCGGTGTCAGCAGGCAGGCGCGGCGAATGATATTTTTCAGCTCACGAATATTGCCGGGCCAGTTGTACTGCTGGAAACATTTCCATACCTCCGGTGATATTTTGCCACAGGATTTCTCCAGTTCCCGTTCCACCTGTTCCACAAAGGCAGCCACAAACAGCGGCAGGTCTTCGCGGCGTTCGCGCAGCGGCGGAATGTAGATGGTGAATTCATTGAAGCGATGGAAGAGGTCTTCGCGGAACTTGCCCCGTTGCACCGACTCCGACAGCTTTTCGTTAGACGCCACGATGATGCGTACGTCTACCGGTATTTCCTTGAGGCTGCCCACGCGGCGGATCACTTTTTCCTGTAACACGCGCAGCATGGCCACCTGTATGTCGTACGAGAGGTTTGAAATTTCATCGAGGAAAAGCGTGCCTCCCTGCGCCTGTTCGAAAGCGCCTATTTTGGTACCGATAGCGCCGGTAAAGGCCCCTTTTTCGTGACCAAACAGTTCACTGGCAGCCAGTTCTTTGGAAAGACTTCCGCAGTCCAGCGCCACAAACGGTTGGGATGAACGTTTACTGTGGTGATGTATCAGGTGGGCCACCGATTCCTTACCGGTACCGGTTTCCCCGAAGATGATCACGCTGTAGTCTGTGGGCGCTACCAATTTTATCTGGCGGATCAATTCACGGGCGCCTTCACTTTCACCGTATACATATTTATCATTTTTATCGCTCTGGTTGCGGGACAGCAGCGTTTCGCGGGCTTCCGGGGCGCTGCCGGCATCCACCGGCTGCACGGCCAGGCGCTCCTGTTCGGATTCTTTGTGCGCAAAAGCTTTGTGCACCAGGTTCAGTATTTCATCGGGATACAGCGGCTTGGACAGATAATCGTACGCACCGTTTTTCACCATTTCCACGGCCACACGCACGTCCGTATAGCCGGTGATGATAATGACGATTGTCTGCGGATTGATCTGATGGATGTCCTGCAGCAATTGTGCGCCATCTGTATCTTTCAGCCTGTAATCGCACAGTACGAGATCGAATGTTTTTTCCTTCATCATTTTAAGCGCAGCAGCGCCTGTCATGGTGGTGTCTACATTGAACCCGTGTTTGCTCAGAAATTTACTGAGGAGCGTACAGATATTAATTTCGTCATCTATAATCAGGATATTTTTCATACTTCTCTAATATGTGGTATTTGTCAACAGCTTACTTAAAATTACTAAATAAATCCCGGCTCGTGGCGGTTAGTGCCTGATGATGCCTATCAGTTCATCAACATGTTTCACGCTGAATGGTTTGGGCAGGAAGAAGGTAGCCCCTGCGCTCAGCGCTTTTTGTTTCTCCATTCCGTTGTCATAGGCACTAATGGTTATCACCGGCAAGGCTGGGCATTCTTGTCTGATGACCGGCAGTGCGTCGAGCCCTGACCCGTCCGGAAGATGGATATCCAGGAACAGCAGGTCCGGCTGCTGGTGGCGCAGATGCAGCATTCCTTCATTCAGTGCATGGACATAGGTTACCTGGTAGCCATGTCTTACGAGCGTCAGCTGCAACAATCGACAAATGTCCGGTTCATCATCGATAATAAGGATACTTGGTCCGTTTTTTATTTCATCCGCTGAACCCGATCCGGACCGGTTCACGGTTGTCTTTTTTGGTTGTAACATATTTGTGTTTGTTCCATTGTTCCATCAAAAGACGGGCAATCAGGTAGCACACCGTAGATTCGGCGCCCTGGTTCTGGTTAACATTGTTACGTTCCAGTCCATCATAGCATCCGTAGGTAAGGGGGTTATAGACCAGTTGTTTGAGATGGTTATTCCCCAGGTACCAGCTGAAGGCAACGCGCATTTTTTCCAGGTACAAATGGTTTTTAGTAGTGTTATAAAAAGTGTCCAGGGCCAACATGGTATATGCCACTTCGATGGATTGCTCTCCACCTGCTTCATTGGCAGGGGGCATATGTTTATGGTACCATGTTTTATTGCTGATGACTTTCATATAGCTGTCAGTAAAGGTTTTGCCACAAAGAAACGCCAGGCTTTCTTCTGCGGTTTTACGGTAAGCGGGCACTCCGGTTACCTGGAAAGCCAGCATCATGGCTTCAGGGAGCACGGCATTACCGTAGGTAAGGCTCGATTCAAACCATTTCCAGTCATCATCTGCTTCCGCTGTATATAATCCCTGCAATCGGGAGGCCAATTTATTGAGCAGCTCAGCGACCTGTTCGGTTTTCCGGTAATGCTGGAAATAATACAGTCCTTTGATGGCAAAAGCGATGGCCCTCGGGGAAGAGAGGCTGTCCATCCACCGCAGGCAGGGCCTGAAGAGGGACAGCAGCTCCTGTGTCATATCGAAAGACAGTACCCGGTGGCAGGAAAGAGCGTATCCCAGCGCCCATACCGCACGGCCGTTGGCGTCTTCCAGGTTCACTTCTTCATTCTGGCTGGTGAAGTTCCCTTCTTTGTCTACATAGTTGAGGAAGCGGCCTGACGGTTTACGACAGGAGGCAATAAAACGAATATACTTACGGATCAGGGAATCCGCGAAGGTGCTGGGTTTGATGGTAGTAATATACATGCAGAGCGCGATGAGTGCGCGGGCGTTGTCATCGAGGGTATAACCGTGAGCCGGGTCCGGCACGTCGTGGCGGGCGAACTGCAGCATACCGCGTTCGTCTGTCAGACGGTCTACATGGTCCAGGTAAGGCGCCGGCAGATTGGGCATGGTCACTTTGCTGTCATCGAGCACTTCGCTGAACATGGCCATGTGCGCGATGGCCACGTTGTCCCATATGGAGCTGCGTGTTTTCTCGATGGCATTGCGGCTCATGGTGCGCCGCAGTTCAGGATTGCCCAGCAGCGTCATGGCAGCATGGGACAGTTGTTCCGCATTATTGAAATCGATCAGGCAGCCGCAGCTTTCATCCAGCATTTCCTTTGCCTGAACGAAGGCCGTTGAAATAACGGCACAACCTGCGCTCATGGCGTATACAAAAGTTCCGCTGACAGCCTGATGGGGATCTTTGGAGGTGAAAAGGTAAATATCGGTCAGTGACAGATAGTCCAGTAAGGTATCGAGGGAGAGGTAGGTATTAAC encodes:
- a CDS encoding low affinity iron permease family protein; the encoded protein is MKPLSENQSGTRFFETMAAKVIAATGSPWAFFLALGVIILWGVSGPIFHYSDTWQLVINTGTTIITFLMVFIIQKSQNKDSKSIQLKLNELIAAHKLASNRLIDVENLSEEELDILHKYYHVMAEETAKKIRMNESHSVEEAIDGALSKHEERLRRRKKFPEGSGEEED
- a CDS encoding sensor histidine kinase; protein product: MHFPVYKKIRIGFFIAFTVIIAASIFSYLVAKNLLDNAGRLNHAIEVSKRLEVITRQLKEAEAAIRGYNLTKDSSFLNPTMQERSMRIEKEYLLLRKITADNPLQQKHLDTLRQLLTIKYEQLMSGSQTVTVARRETSVKEGEKAADRLDRKVQDMIRIEESLVHEKSKLFHFFSVLWVPVIFISSIVAILIGIYSYVTLTREFRLQLHIESKMKSYQRDLQQNISLLNKTNQELEQFAYVASHDLQEPLRKISTFSDRLQMKYKENLPPDAIQLIDRMVSAVARMRVLINDLLVFSRAGRITPESITRVDMNVLLQEVLTDLEVTLEEKKVTVTYDSLPEIEGSDTSFHQLFQNILANAIKFASPDRPLVITIRQQVLTGKELGFVKENRWDASFCRISIADNGIGFDPAFAERIFLIFQRLHGISEYTGTGIGLAICKKIVDSHNGFIFAEGQPGQGATFVVVLPLLQGNKNEG
- a CDS encoding hybrid sensor histidine kinase/response regulator → MSERPIQILMIDDDEDDFFLVTELLRDISPGQYTLEWAPTYQKGVEAIERKAHDIFLVDYRLGPHTGLDILHHFQEMQYSMPVIMLTGKGDYAIDQEAMKAGAYDYLVKGEITADLLERSIRYALDEYKHLRSIEESERKYFGIFEKAHDLIILADCDKNIIDANPAALRRLQYAKEDILRLHLRDLFTFQEQSEQFLENICNDGVAGTQEYEFKTRDNKKLFVLINAVMLDEAEQIFLCVIQDITEKKREEQEKQHQEKFVITGRIARVIAHEVRNPLTNILLAVSQFKEEDEVATNDDSSLYTDIIERNCTRINQLITELLDSTRMIELHTAEYGINQLMENALRLAQDRMQLHEIRLHKQLVTPDIKVNADDEKVVIAFLNIIINAIEAMTPGKGILTVTTRRNQDKAQVQISDNGIGIPEEKISRLFDPFYTNKTKGTGLGLTSTQNILLNHKGTIHVDSEQGKGTTFTITLPAV
- a CDS encoding response regulator, which produces MNRSGSGSADEIKNGPSILIIDDEPDICRLLQLTLVRHGYQVTYVHALNEGMLHLRHQQPDLLFLDIHLPDGSGLDALPVIRQECPALPVITISAYDNGMEKQKALSAGATFFLPKPFSVKHVDELIGIIRH
- a CDS encoding sigma-54-dependent transcriptional regulator → MKNILIIDDEINICTLLSKFLSKHGFNVDTTMTGAAALKMMKEKTFDLVLCDYRLKDTDGAQLLQDIHQINPQTIVIIITGYTDVRVAVEMVKNGAYDYLSKPLYPDEILNLVHKAFAHKESEQERLAVQPVDAGSAPEARETLLSRNQSDKNDKYVYGESEGARELIRQIKLVAPTDYSVIIFGETGTGKESVAHLIHHHSKRSSQPFVALDCGSLSKELAASELFGHEKGAFTGAIGTKIGAFEQAQGGTLFLDEISNLSYDIQVAMLRVLQEKVIRRVGSLKEIPVDVRIIVASNEKLSESVQRGKFREDLFHRFNEFTIYIPPLRERREDLPLFVAAFVEQVERELEKSCGKISPEVWKCFQQYNWPGNIRELKNIIRRACLLTPEMQEITMAALPLEMKESFTQPQEEMQVTGELAIMANDNDLKTVALQAEYNKIINVLKEVKYNKTKAAQLLNIDRKTLYNKLRLLNINY
- a CDS encoding glycosyltransferase, which codes for MTKNLLFVSSFPPRECGIATFAQDLINALDKSFAGKLNIEICALEESGKPWGSKQAPVTYTVNPFDIDSCIAFAQQVNENSKIDLLCFEHEFGLYGGEYGHNLLAMLSLLDKPFIVRFHTVLPFPDQKCLKVVSLIGALATKVTAMTRSSVDLLRDVYQVPADKIVHIPHGTHAHIIDDVNALKKQYDLEDKLVLSTFGLLSENKGLETGIRAMKDIVKTYPNAIYLILGKTHPVIVAREGERYRERLEEMVKEYQLENNVRFVNTYLSLDTLLDYLSLTDIYLFTSKDPHQAVSGTFVYAMSAGCAVISTAFVQAKEMLDESCGCLIDFNNAEQLSHAAMTLLGNPELRRTMSRNAIEKTRSSIWDNVAIAHMAMFSEVLDDSKVTMPNLPAPYLDHVDRLTDERGMLQFARHDVPDPAHGYTLDDNARALIALCMYITTIKPSTFADSLIRKYIRFIASCRKPSGRFLNYVDKEGNFTSQNEEVNLEDANGRAVWALGYALSCHRVLSFDMTQELLSLFRPCLRWMDSLSSPRAIAFAIKGLYYFQHYRKTEQVAELLNKLASRLQGLYTAEADDDWKWFESSLTYGNAVLPEAMMLAFQVTGVPAYRKTAEESLAFLCGKTFTDSYMKVISNKTWYHKHMPPANEAGGEQSIEVAYTMLALDTFYNTTKNHLYLEKMRVAFSWYLGNNHLKQLVYNPLTYGCYDGLERNNVNQNQGAESTVCYLIARLLMEQWNKHKYVTTKKDNREPVRIGFSG
- a CDS encoding YciE/YciF ferroxidase family protein, with translation MPTSRTTAKTASTNRKPARKSNTAEQMSNSKFHELFMEELKDIYWAEKALVKALPKMQKAATSEELKTAIGDHLEETKTHVSRLEEIFEMMGKRAMGKKCEAMEGLIAEAQQGVEDTEEDSMVRDACIIIAAQKVEHYEISAYGSLRTLANVMGHSDAVDLLEQTLEEEKHADSLLTEIAESTVNEEAAAE